gtgaaagaaaatttgtcaCCGTCAAAGTTTGAGAGCGGAAAGTAAAATGAGACTGTCGCTTGGCGGGGgtaagaaatcagaaaaatcgaaaatcagaatggccagaattccgaatttaatAAACTCGAATAAGAAATGTGAGAGAACGGATACTGTCAGAAATTTTAAGTTCCAAATGGTGCCCGATAAAAAGTTGCAGCTTACCCAAAATGTATTTAGTAGATGACTTTATTATCCGAACCCACTTGCTTCGGAAAACGTTAATCCAAGAATTCAGAGATGCAGAATTTAATAACGTATAGAGTCAATATTCCACAGAAtgaatttgtagaaagttTCATATTCTCAAATgtccaaatattataaaaataaaagttaaaaTCCAGAATGTTGAAGGGTCATTATTCAGAATCGTACGATTCATAAAGATCGGTATTCCGAAAGTAACCGTATGGATGACTCACCACCAGAATTTCACATTCCGAGTCTATCCAACTGATCTATTTTTACTTGGAAAATGTGTTGTATACAGAATCAAACAAATTCGTTACTCGATGCTTaacaaagaagaaagaacGCGATGCAAACGGACAACTTTGAGTCGAAGTTGTTGGGTTGGGCCTTTAGAGTGTGGCCGACGATGTGCCTGACTCTTCTCATATATTGCGACTCTTCATTCCGACGATTCTGATGTACCGCAATTCTATATTCCGAGCCTTCTACGAGATCACTACTCGGTGTTCTAACCGTTCTGATTCTTGATCGTTCACATTTATGAATTCgaatagatgaaaattctaCTTTACGATCCATCCGAAGGTTATTTATTTGTGAATAGAAAGTTCTCGTCTCTTGAGCACccgatgtaagaatgtatgcagatgaatgtttacatgttggaatcttacgcttccgATGGGAAGCACACGTAAGACGGTCGAAGCcgtcaaattttatttgttatttttttttttttgtttgcgaGCAATCGCATTTGCCTCAGTCTGCCAACggactttcggaattttcaccaGTTGTATATTCTAAATTCTAcaacttcaaatttcgatgcttttatattctatttctATTATTTCTGGCTTAGTGAAGAGTCATCACTTTGTTCTTTCGTGATTGCGAGTTTTCGATGTATTTATGTTCGGAATTCTGACCATTCTGACTTTTGTTTTCTCCGATTTTTTACCCACACCGACTGTCACTGTCATGTTCGAATTGTGAAAGTGCGTTTGATTGTTTCACATTGGTTATTGGGATGGTGAAATGTTCTTCGCGAATCTTACTCCGAACGATCGACTCAGGCCAATGACCGCAAACTTGGTCGCATCATAAATTGGGAACCATTCGACTGGATCCAGTCCAAATATGGAAGCTGTGTTTACGATAATCCCACCCTTTCCACCCTGATCCTTGCCCATGTACTGGAGGCCCAGCATCGTCCCCTTCACCACGGCGGTCTGAATGAATAACGATAGAAAATAGTTACTTGATCAGCAGGCATGGACTGATTGATGATCGTTGCTTTTTACGTGGCATTGAATTTTTAGCCACTCACCACATTGATGTCGATCATcagtttccattttttttcatttagtaTGCCAGCGTTGTTGATCACGATGTCTAGTCCACCGAACTCCTTGACAGTCCTCGCGAAAGCGgcttggaaaaaatttcacagacAGATGTAACGATTAGTAGATTTAAACCCGTGTGTACATTGTTGGTTTGTTATTGCTCACCTTCGAATTCATTGTCGTTTGTAACGTCacaaacgatgaaaattacaCGCGCATTTCGAAATTCACCGTTCAATTTATCCGCTGTCTCTGCTCCTGACGAAGTTGGCAAATCCAGGATGGCCAAATGCTGTTACCAGTGGAAATGTGTTGTGAATTACAAAATTGTTTACACAAACTCGTTTCTACGTTCATGTTCACGTGcagagagaaaggaaaagtGAAATATAACCTTAACGAGTcaatgttatttattatacagtaTAACTATAGCTTATATCAGAAAAATTACTCGTTAGTACTTGAAATTGTGTACTTggaacgaaaaatattattattcaatgttTGTCAAAAGAACAATTCATACCGAAAAAAGTAGGCGATAGTTTGTTCTATAACAccgtttgagaaaattataaaaacatataaaaaattcttcaatttcgagggctgaaaattgtataaaagcACGGAAAGTATTATATCTTTGTATGGTCATCATCGGATTCCTTGACCTTGAAAATACTCAAAACACATACTTTCAAAAGTAAATGTTCACCTGATAAACCAAAAACATTGAATCACCTTACGACGCCATTCGGCGATTTTTGGCAGTTAAATAGTTCAAATCCATATTCAGTAGATTGATAGTGATAACTCGTCAATAAGTCTTGAACCGAATAAATACTTACCTTAACTCCGTTACGCAGAAGTTCTTTGGCATATTCGAAACCAATACCCATCGCACCACCGGTGAGCAGAACAACTTTGTTGGTAAAATCCATTTCTAAACAAATGTATATCCACTTTGGAAGTTTTTGTCGAGAATTCTTTCTAACCACGAGAAAGACTTAACGGATACTAAACAGTATCACAACCATCAGCCAATTATATAAGATAGCGAAATTGTTGCTGTTGAACAGAAGCGTTATCGACACGAAATTTACACGATACCCTTCGACCTGTGAACGCTTGGCGAATTATGCAACACTGTGAAGGGTAAAAGATCGTGTATCTGATGACAGAATGacttaatatattttttacaaaaagagaaaattgattttatgtTATTTTATGTAACGCGtattcgttgtttttttttctcttaatcGTTCGGTTATTCAATATCATTCGATGCGCTTGTAGAAGCCCCACAAAACTAACGATGAAGAGATAATCAAAATCTTGCGTTCgactgaataaaaatttgacgtcCCCCCCCCCAAATGAACCGAACCATTGCAGCTGGATTCTTCAAAGCACCCGTTAATATTTTTGGAGAAACGCGGCAGCGAGAATGGAAGTGAAACAAGAATATCCAAAAGTACGAATAAACGCAGGTCTTCATCGCAGGTGTTTAGTGAATAGATTAATTATTGCTGCTTCCTCGACGAAGCCGTCAGAGTGAAACGGTCAGGGATGAAAACTTCGGAGACGAGTTCTCCGGCCTCCGAAATCCATACACCGCCACTCTGTCCTCTTGATATTATGTCCACCAAGGCCTTCGCGACGTCCTCGGGCCTGAGCAGTGAAAGAAGTCGAAAATCAATGGATGCGATACCAGTTGAGAAAACAATTACAGTGTGTAACAGTAAGTCTTTGGCAAGTATGAAGGAAAGCAGGTTCAATCTTCCTTTACACCGCACGTCACCGATAAATGTCTTATTCTTAAAGTCACGATCAATAATGCTTCTAATACTCATTCTGACAGGGTGAAGCTTCGCCTACTTTTGAATCGACTGGCTTTTGGTGTCGTTCATAGCCACTTCAGCGTCCACGAATGGACCCAGACAGTCACCGGCTTCCCTTAAGAACCTTGTGTCTGTGAATGACGGGCAAATCGTCAGAACTTTGACACACGTCTTGTCGTAATAATACGGTAACTGCAACAAGCGTGAAACGACAGTCTTCACCTCAAGCGCATGAACTTTTGTTGGAGTTCGCGCAACATTTACGTGACGAATCTTACCCCGAAAGATCGACTCAGCCCAACAACCCCGTGTTTCGTTGCCGCGTAAACCGGAGACCAGGGTGATGGTTCAAGGCCGTAGATGGAAGCGGTGTTGACAATAACGCCACCCTTGCCACCCTTGTCCTTTCCCATGTGCTGCAAACCCAGCATCGTACCTCTTACAACGGCGGTCTGAACAGAATATCACGAAATGAATTTAACATTGAGTAACAAAATACTGCAGAGAATTTTAGATACATTACATACCAGATTAACATCGATCGCCAGGTCGTATCGCCATTCGTTCACTATACCAGCGTTGTTGATCACTATGTCCAGTCCACCTAGTTCCTTTATGACCTCGACGAACGCAGCTACTTTccaaaatttaacaaattttatattcattgaAAACTGCTGCCGGATTCGTGTTTcgtgtattgaaaatttcattggaCAAGGGAAAGTCTACATGTTAATAACCGACTCCGGGGCTGCACTAAGTTGCGAATGATTTTAAGAAACTGATGCGATAGAAGTTTATTAGTGACCCAACTTCATCggttttttcaacattttaccattggttcgttttatttttaatacaagtGATCAGCTTCTCGAATTAAAATGTGTTTCATCAAGATGGTTCATCTTTTTGCATCCCCTGGGGTCTTGAAAAAGTCTGTGCCCCTGGCTTTTGATTTCCGAGGGATTTCATCTCACTCAATTTCATTCCGTTAGTCgcgaatatttatttcagtGTTACACGCTGTTCTATCACCTTTGAATTCGCTGTCCTTCGTCACGTCGCAGATAACGAAGATAGCCCGCCCATCACCGAATTCGACGTTCAATTTATTCGCCGATTCTTGACCCGGAGACGTTGCTAAATCCAAGATAGCTAGATGCTAAGCGTGGATCCAGGGAACGTGAAACATTAAACAACAGTCACCAACCGACCAATCGTATCTGCTTTATCTATACATCGACGGATTGCAAATTGTCGACgtcatgtatgtacatacgtgcAAATTAGTTTAATTTCACCGAGTTGTCGCTGACCGATAACGagcaatattattatatcacgTGACTAAAATTGCAAGGGTATAAACTGCTGAGCTTCTTTGCATTTTCAATACTTACCGCAGCTCCATTTCGTAACAGTTCCGTTCCGTAGGCAAAACCTATTCCTATGGCTCCTCCTGTGACTAgtgcaattttgttttttatctgCATATCTTCTGACAAAAATGATCCTTTTTTTCGCGTAAAACGTCAAATCCTGTTGTATATGAATATCACGTTCAGAAGATACAAGAATCGCGCTAAAAGTTTGTAAACAAGGCGTCGTGCCGGAATCCTTTAAATCCATCTACAAAGTTACTTGTTCTTTACGTAcctttataattttaaattgcgGGAATAAATTACTGCCTTCACTCGCCGATTCCAACTGCGTTCTAATCGGGCAATTCGCTGTGAAGATATTATCGAATTTGCAGTGTTCGTACACTCCAACTTTATCAGCTATTGCTCGCATTACTTTTTGATAAGATATGGAACATTGAAAATGCCTGCTCATTATGTTTAAATGCTAGTATAAACTGGACATCCAGTTATGGTAATCTATACGCGTCTTATAAATTGATATATTAGATGatgaaaatacaatatttcGATCACCTCTCAAAATGGAATGGCTGGTATGAATTGATACTATATGCCGCACTACCCAGGACTTTTCATACATTTCAAATCCTGTCCATGCAGAAGTAACATATTGCTCCTTACGATTTAAGTCGGATGAGAAGAAGGAAGCGTGAGTGAGTCCAGAAAGTAGATAAGACTGCTGGATCGAGGTTCTGGGAATTAGGGCCGATAGTCAGGTGTGCACAGTATGTGCGAGGGATTGCTCATAATTAGTGAAGAGGCGAAACGAAGAGGCTTACAGATAAGAGGGACGGAGAAAGAGCTCCGAGTGCGAAATGGCGATGAGCACGCGGCGTAGAACTACACGGACTCAATATTGAATATCAAGCATCGCGCTTGGATCAAGAGAAATGCGAAGAGTGATAGGACGCTGTATGCATCCGCAAAATTCGCACGCCACTTGACAA
This region of Neodiprion virginianus isolate iyNeoVirg1 chromosome 7, iyNeoVirg1.1, whole genome shotgun sequence genomic DNA includes:
- the LOC124309477 gene encoding peroxisomal hydratase-dehydrogenase-epimerase-like, which codes for MQIKNKIALVTGGAIGIGFAYGTELLRNGAAHLAILDLATSPGQESANKLNVEFGDGRAIFVICDVTKDSEFKAAFVEVIKELGGLDIVINNAGIVNEWRYDLAIDVNLTAVVRGTMLGLQHMGKDKGGKGGVIVNTASIYGLEPSPWSPVYAATKHGVVGLSRSFGLPYYYDKTCVKVLTICPSFTDTRFLREAGDCLGPFVDAEVAMNDTKSQSIQKPEDVAKALVDIISRGQSGGVWISEAGELVSEVFIPDRFTLTASSRKQQVFLVVRKNSRQKLPKWIYICLEMDFTNKVVLLTGGAMGIGFEYAKELLRNGVKHLAILDLPTSSGAETADKLNGEFRNARVIFIVCDVTNDNEFEAAFARTVKEFGGLDIVINNAGILNEKKWKLMIDINVTAVVKGTMLGLQYMGKDQGGKGGIIVNTASIFGLDPVEWFPIYDATKFAVIGLSRSFGLPYHYEKTGVTVLAMCPGVTDTALAAGAGNGLGSYVDPKLAIDGYRKFPLHKPEVVGKALVEIIRRGKSGSVWISEGGKPVTEVFIPDRFELIASSRK